Proteins co-encoded in one Marinomonas sp. IMCC 4694 genomic window:
- the alaS gene encoding alanine--tRNA ligase — translation MKSSELRQSFLSFFESKQHQIVESSSLIPGNDPTLLFTNAGMVQFKDVFLGEDIRPYTRATTSQRCVRAGGKHNDLENVGYTARHHTFFEMLGNFSFGDYFKKEAIAYAWEFLTDVLKLPKEKLLVTVYADDDEAFDFWHESIGVPKEKIIRIGDNKGGRYQSDNFWAMGDTGPCGPCSEVFYDHGEHIWGGPPGSPEEDGDRFIEIWNVVFMQFNRSVDGTMAPLPKPSVDTGMGLERIAAILQGVHSNYEIDLFQNLIKAAAKLVGTNDLSAQSLRVIADHIRSCAFMIVDGIIPSNEGRGYVLRRIIRRAIRHGNKLGQKGVFFHKLVDALDAEMGEAYPELTKLKDRIASILLKEEEQFAKTLDQGMKILEEAIAGLGDAKVIPGETVFKLYDTYGFPADLTNDVARENALEIDEVGFESAMDAQRARARSASNFSMDMSGSVKLDTVTEFTGYDNLSGACEVEMILVDGAPVDAIEAGQVAAIVLKSTPFYAESGGQIGDQGWLRGAGAFKVSNTAKQGKAHLHLGDLKEGRLSVGDHITGEVDRSLRMATTLNHSATHLMHEALRRVLGDHVSQKGSLVNPERLRFDFSHFEGVTATEIEQIEDMVNEQIRLNRAVETDIMDVESAKAKGAMALFGEKYDSEVRVLTMGADYSIELCGGTHVNRTGDIGFFKILTESGIAAGVRRIEAVTGKVAIDTTRQTESVLNNIANLVKGNKDSALDKVVALNDQARSLQKELDILKGKMAALAGADLASQAVVINGGKLLVAQVEVEDPKALRDLLDELKSTLESAVILLAAVNDGKVSLIAGVTKELTKQVKAGDLIKMVAPLVDGKGGGRPDMAQAGGNNPDGLSAALDLVPAWVAERV, via the coding sequence ATGAAGAGTTCTGAGTTACGCCAATCATTTTTATCATTTTTTGAAAGTAAACAGCATCAGATTGTGGAGTCCAGCTCCCTGATTCCTGGAAACGATCCAACCTTGCTGTTCACTAACGCCGGTATGGTGCAATTTAAAGACGTGTTTTTAGGGGAGGATATTCGCCCTTACACGCGAGCGACGACGTCGCAGCGCTGTGTGCGAGCCGGTGGTAAGCACAACGATCTAGAAAACGTCGGTTACACGGCGCGTCATCATACTTTTTTTGAAATGTTGGGCAACTTCAGTTTTGGCGATTATTTTAAAAAAGAAGCCATTGCGTATGCGTGGGAATTTTTGACCGATGTTTTAAAACTGCCAAAAGAAAAGCTTTTGGTCACCGTGTACGCAGATGACGACGAAGCGTTTGATTTTTGGCATGAGTCTATCGGTGTACCGAAAGAAAAAATCATTCGAATTGGCGACAACAAAGGCGGTCGCTATCAATCGGATAACTTTTGGGCGATGGGTGATACAGGGCCATGCGGTCCTTGTTCCGAAGTTTTCTATGATCACGGTGAGCATATTTGGGGTGGGCCTCCAGGGTCTCCTGAAGAAGATGGCGACCGTTTCATTGAAATTTGGAACGTAGTTTTCATGCAGTTCAACCGTTCTGTCGATGGCACTATGGCGCCGTTGCCTAAGCCTTCTGTTGATACTGGTATGGGGTTGGAGCGTATCGCCGCGATTTTGCAAGGCGTACACAGTAACTACGAAATCGACCTGTTTCAAAATCTGATCAAAGCCGCGGCTAAACTAGTGGGAACAAATGACCTAAGCGCTCAATCTTTGCGTGTGATCGCCGACCACATTCGTTCATGTGCGTTTATGATCGTCGATGGCATTATTCCTTCCAATGAAGGCCGTGGTTATGTGTTACGCCGTATTATTCGTCGTGCGATTCGTCACGGTAACAAGCTGGGTCAAAAAGGAGTGTTCTTCCATAAATTAGTGGACGCACTGGACGCTGAAATGGGCGAAGCTTACCCAGAATTGACCAAGTTAAAAGACCGTATTGCGTCCATCTTACTAAAAGAAGAAGAGCAGTTTGCCAAGACCCTTGATCAAGGGATGAAAATTTTAGAAGAAGCCATCGCGGGTTTGGGCGATGCGAAAGTGATTCCTGGCGAAACTGTGTTTAAGCTGTACGACACCTATGGTTTTCCTGCGGATTTAACCAACGACGTGGCGCGTGAAAACGCATTAGAAATCGACGAAGTCGGCTTTGAATCAGCGATGGACGCACAGCGTGCCCGTGCTCGTTCGGCCAGTAATTTCTCTATGGACATGTCAGGCAGCGTAAAGCTGGATACGGTCACTGAGTTTACCGGTTACGACAATCTGAGCGGTGCTTGCGAAGTCGAGATGATCCTTGTTGATGGCGCACCAGTTGATGCGATCGAAGCCGGTCAAGTGGCCGCCATCGTATTAAAAAGTACGCCATTTTACGCAGAATCGGGTGGTCAGATTGGTGATCAAGGTTGGTTGCGTGGTGCGGGCGCATTTAAAGTGTCCAATACAGCAAAACAAGGCAAAGCGCATTTGCACCTTGGTGATCTAAAAGAGGGTCGCTTGTCCGTAGGCGATCACATTACGGGCGAAGTCGATCGTTCTTTGCGCATGGCAACGACATTGAATCACTCCGCGACACATTTGATGCACGAAGCCTTGCGTCGCGTGTTGGGTGATCATGTTTCTCAAAAAGGCTCCTTGGTGAATCCAGAACGCTTGCGTTTTGATTTTTCACATTTTGAAGGTGTTACCGCGACAGAGATTGAACAGATTGAAGACATGGTAAACGAACAAATTCGTTTAAATCGCGCCGTTGAAACCGACATTATGGATGTGGAGTCAGCGAAAGCCAAAGGCGCCATGGCCTTGTTTGGTGAAAAGTACGACAGCGAAGTACGTGTTCTGACCATGGGTGCGGATTACTCCATTGAATTATGTGGTGGCACCCATGTGAATCGTACCGGTGATATTGGTTTCTTCAAAATTCTTACGGAAAGCGGCATTGCGGCTGGCGTACGTCGTATTGAAGCGGTGACGGGTAAAGTGGCGATCGATACGACTCGCCAAACAGAGTCTGTTCTAAACAATATTGCGAATCTGGTTAAAGGTAACAAAGACAGTGCGTTAGATAAAGTGGTTGCTTTGAATGACCAAGCGCGTAGCTTGCAAAAAGAGCTGGATATATTGAAGGGCAAAATGGCCGCGTTGGCCGGTGCAGACTTGGCGTCTCAAGCGGTAGTGATCAATGGCGGTAAGCTGTTAGTGGCTCAAGTTGAAGTAGAGGATCCAAAGGCCTTACGTGATCTGCTTGATGAGCTGAAAAGTACACTTGAATCAGCCGTTATTTTGTTGGCAGCGGTGAACGATGGCAAGGTAAGTCTGATTGCTGGTGTGACCAAAGAGCTGACTAAGCAAGTGAAAGCGGGTGACCTTATTAAAATGGTTGCGCCTTTGGTAGATGGCAAAGGCGGTGGTCGCCCAGACATGGCGCAAGCGGGTGGTAATAACCCTGATGGTTTGTCAGCGGCTCTTGATTTGGTGCCGGCTTGGGTTGCTGAAAGAGTGTAA